One region of gamma proteobacterium HIMB55 genomic DNA includes:
- a CDS encoding acetolactate synthase, small subunit (PFAM: Small subunit of acetolactate synthase; ACT domain~TIGRFAM: acetolactate synthase, small subunit) translates to MRRILSVLMENEPGALSRVVGLFSQRGYNIESLNVAPTTDQTLSRLTLTTTGDDLKIEQITKHLNKIVDVVKVVDLTEGAHVERDMLLVKVRAEGAHRDEVKRTTDIFRGQIIDVGPCTYIIQLTGPIDKLDSFLAALGEAEVLEVVRSGVAGMARGEKVLSV, encoded by the coding sequence ATGAGACGTATACTTTCCGTTTTGATGGAAAACGAACCCGGCGCGCTGTCGCGCGTGGTGGGTCTCTTTTCTCAGCGTGGCTACAACATCGAAAGCCTTAATGTGGCACCAACAACAGACCAAACACTGTCTCGTTTGACACTCACCACCACAGGCGACGATCTTAAAATCGAGCAGATCACAAAGCATCTGAACAAGATTGTTGATGTTGTGAAGGTTGTTGATCTCACCGAGGGTGCACACGTTGAACGTGACATGCTGTTGGTGAAGGTACGAGCCGAGGGCGCGCATCGCGATGAAGTAAAGCGCACCACGGACATTTTCCGCGGTCAGATTATCGATGTAGGCCCTTGCACCTACATCATTCAGTTGACCGGCCCAATCGATAAGCTCGATTCTTTCCTTGCTGCACTCGGGGAGGCAGAGGTGCTCGAGGTTGTGCGTTCGGGTGTTGCAGGTATGGCGCGCGGCGAGAAAGTCCTTTCCGTCTAG
- a CDS encoding putative glycosyl hydrolase (PFAM: Glycosyl hydrolase family 81) — protein sequence MSRLPGLNQATAAFVITASLVMTLFADRALAKEPLSPALLSAIMVIMGGDLDSDGDGISDLDDQFPEDASESADSDGDGVGDNADAFPTDGGETLDTDGDQIGNNADADDDGDGIDDEYDPQPLVVTDVAPLLADFSEAFGGALVGDDGTFTFPTGSESWAGWANSNTAIYPFVFEYGGRIQFTASVPSGGSADVRFRFERLPHPEVDPSYNTEAVTISGDVATRYTIDVPSQGSNTFRSLILYLNTQDVAVAITDILVRPARAPEQTDTDGDGVADSEDAFPNDPNESLDTDGDGVGNNEDTDDDNDGVLDGDDYAPLDPDVTEEPADDVLKVYVDGTVGSEWDRGINAFDQALDWGDCSASADCPSIAWETVSDAERGDVLQVTHANNGNLAGLFFASTTGVDVSTYANGAIEFDIKVVSGDANITMKLDCTYPCTSGDQLLGEKGVNGWESVSVSMAQLRASNLDLSKVNTGLVVWATKFQDTVFQIDNVRFTGYDADAGSSTPPVTVPYKLTEMGLGSYSDTINPASYKCVEDYGAWLYNAGVIPFTNLGTCDNVANANPVKRLPQLGGDAAQMHTMTHRWWGSLSFIGEMRTGDANGAAYITPDPFIARISERGLRVMGIPTGLSAGPGGFGYTIPDPFSEVFDGAAIGNSAHSNMDAKLHDYSEGAVTAGWYDGNTLVMEATFVYGSPYIFFEVYSGQPQIKTWPDATSGQRGIWHEGGNSLGVWTAIAGGRNNFLVVGDAGTTFSDTESAVVTITAPNNSFTLAWSPDESASTRQSLEDYARNVVRDVTIDYAVDRADNSVTVSHRYLNASGEAVETMAGLMPLHWKRTSGLTYAATTRSARGIIKFAPATGFDYELPTVGVLPALPVIDGSLDNSTLQNLVSQFVGLGSDVWNTRTDTYWNGKEVGRVAEVLALADQLGMTSEAAALRDWLKAELADWMSAEKNGTLDDGNYFYYDEDWNTLLGMEESFYAHTLLQDHHFHYGYFIRAAAEVCRVDKAFCSAEQYGPMFEMLIRDYAAGRDDELFPYLRNFDPANGFSWASGEVNFARGNNNESTSEAANAYGSMVLYGLVTGNDEIAERGMYLHASTSASYWEYWNDIDGWRGGDAEKRNFPAAYPRLTTSIIWGEGSAFSTWFSPAFAHILGIQGLPSNPLIMHVGLYADYLDDYVALGLEESSNRKPSGLPAGQWTDLWWNLWAMTDADAAIADYEATTSYEPEYGEAPAHTYHWIYTMKALGELQTGTGELTANYPASMAFKTGSTTNYVVYNYGDNARTVTFSDGTVVTAAANAFTIEQK from the coding sequence ATGTCTCGATTACCCGGGCTGAACCAGGCAACCGCTGCCTTCGTTATTACCGCTTCACTTGTGATGACATTGTTCGCTGACAGAGCTTTAGCGAAGGAGCCACTCTCTCCCGCCTTGCTCTCGGCCATCATGGTCATCATGGGCGGCGATCTCGATTCTGATGGCGACGGGATCTCGGATCTCGACGATCAATTCCCCGAGGACGCCAGCGAATCCGCCGATTCCGACGGTGATGGCGTTGGCGATAACGCCGATGCGTTCCCAACCGATGGGGGTGAAACCCTCGATACCGACGGCGATCAGATCGGAAATAATGCAGATGCCGACGATGACGGCGATGGCATCGATGATGAGTATGACCCGCAACCCCTCGTAGTAACCGATGTAGCGCCTTTGTTAGCCGACTTCAGCGAGGCTTTTGGCGGTGCGTTGGTGGGTGACGACGGTACCTTTACCTTCCCGACAGGTTCTGAGTCGTGGGCTGGCTGGGCTAACTCGAACACCGCAATCTATCCGTTTGTGTTCGAATATGGTGGCCGGATTCAGTTCACCGCATCAGTACCCAGTGGCGGATCGGCCGATGTTCGCTTCCGCTTCGAACGGCTGCCGCATCCGGAAGTTGATCCCTCATACAATACTGAAGCGGTAACGATTTCAGGTGATGTGGCAACGCGCTACACCATTGACGTGCCCTCGCAGGGTAGCAATACGTTTAGATCGCTGATCCTCTATCTCAACACCCAGGACGTGGCGGTTGCCATTACCGATATTCTCGTAAGACCCGCACGAGCACCGGAGCAAACCGATACCGACGGTGACGGCGTTGCTGACAGCGAAGACGCTTTCCCGAACGATCCGAACGAGAGTCTCGATACTGATGGCGATGGGGTTGGCAACAACGAAGACACTGACGACGATAACGACGGTGTTCTAGACGGCGATGATTATGCGCCGCTCGATCCCGATGTGACCGAAGAGCCCGCCGATGACGTGCTGAAGGTCTATGTTGACGGTACGGTTGGCAGCGAGTGGGATCGCGGAATTAACGCTTTTGATCAGGCGCTAGATTGGGGTGACTGTAGCGCGAGCGCAGACTGCCCGTCGATTGCTTGGGAAACGGTTTCCGACGCAGAGCGCGGCGATGTACTGCAAGTTACTCACGCCAATAACGGTAACCTAGCGGGTCTGTTCTTTGCCTCAACCACCGGTGTCGATGTCTCGACCTACGCGAACGGCGCCATTGAGTTCGACATCAAAGTGGTCTCGGGTGACGCGAATATCACCATGAAACTCGACTGCACTTACCCCTGTACCTCTGGCGACCAGCTGCTAGGTGAGAAGGGCGTTAACGGCTGGGAGTCAGTCAGCGTCTCAATGGCGCAGCTTCGGGCAAGCAATCTGGATCTTTCGAAGGTGAACACCGGCCTTGTTGTCTGGGCGACCAAATTCCAAGACACGGTTTTCCAAATCGATAACGTGCGCTTTACCGGTTATGACGCCGATGCGGGCTCAAGCACGCCACCTGTAACAGTGCCCTACAAGCTCACGGAAATGGGGCTGGGCAGCTACTCAGACACTATCAACCCCGCGAGCTATAAGTGTGTCGAGGACTACGGTGCTTGGCTTTACAACGCGGGCGTTATTCCGTTCACCAACCTAGGTACCTGCGACAACGTGGCAAACGCCAACCCCGTGAAGCGCCTGCCGCAACTGGGTGGTGACGCGGCGCAAATGCACACGATGACGCACCGCTGGTGGGGCTCTCTGTCGTTCATTGGTGAAATGCGTACAGGGGATGCAAACGGCGCGGCCTACATCACGCCCGATCCCTTCATCGCGCGTATCTCAGAGCGCGGCCTGCGGGTTATGGGTATTCCAACGGGTCTGTCGGCAGGTCCGGGTGGTTTTGGTTACACCATTCCCGACCCGTTCTCCGAGGTATTCGACGGTGCTGCGATTGGCAACTCCGCACACAGCAATATGGACGCGAAACTGCATGACTACTCCGAAGGTGCGGTGACCGCCGGCTGGTATGACGGCAATACCTTGGTGATGGAAGCGACCTTCGTTTATGGATCGCCCTACATCTTCTTCGAGGTGTATTCAGGCCAGCCTCAGATCAAGACCTGGCCCGACGCAACTTCCGGTCAGCGTGGTATCTGGCATGAGGGTGGAAACAGCCTTGGTGTCTGGACTGCGATCGCTGGAGGCCGAAACAATTTCCTTGTTGTCGGTGACGCAGGAACCACCTTTAGCGATACCGAAAGCGCGGTGGTCACCATCACGGCGCCAAACAACTCATTTACCTTGGCTTGGTCTCCCGACGAATCTGCTTCAACACGACAGAGTCTTGAGGACTATGCGCGGAACGTCGTAAGAGATGTGACGATCGACTACGCTGTAGATCGCGCCGATAACAGTGTTACCGTGAGTCATCGCTACCTCAATGCGAGTGGTGAGGCGGTCGAGACCATGGCGGGCTTGATGCCGCTCCATTGGAAACGGACTTCAGGCTTGACCTATGCCGCCACTACCCGCAGTGCGAGAGGGATTATCAAGTTTGCCCCAGCCACTGGGTTTGATTACGAATTGCCGACGGTAGGTGTTCTACCTGCATTACCCGTTATTGACGGTTCGCTCGATAACAGCACCTTGCAAAATCTCGTGAGCCAGTTTGTCGGACTGGGCTCTGACGTGTGGAATACCCGCACTGATACCTACTGGAACGGTAAAGAGGTGGGTCGTGTGGCGGAGGTGTTGGCACTCGCAGATCAGCTCGGGATGACCTCAGAGGCAGCGGCACTTCGTGACTGGCTCAAGGCGGAGCTGGCGGATTGGATGAGCGCCGAGAAGAATGGCACGCTCGATGACGGTAACTACTTCTACTACGACGAAGACTGGAACACGTTGTTAGGCATGGAAGAGTCGTTCTATGCGCACACCTTGTTGCAGGATCACCATTTCCACTACGGCTACTTTATTCGCGCGGCGGCCGAAGTCTGTCGTGTCGACAAAGCCTTCTGCAGCGCTGAGCAATATGGTCCCATGTTCGAGATGTTGATTCGTGACTATGCGGCAGGGCGCGACGATGAGCTGTTCCCTTATCTCCGTAACTTCGACCCGGCTAATGGCTTCTCGTGGGCGTCAGGCGAGGTTAACTTCGCGCGCGGTAACAACAATGAGTCGACCTCAGAAGCCGCGAACGCCTACGGATCCATGGTGCTCTATGGTCTGGTTACCGGGAATGATGAGATTGCCGAGCGCGGTATGTATCTTCATGCCTCGACTTCAGCTAGCTACTGGGAGTACTGGAACGATATCGATGGATGGCGCGGCGGTGACGCTGAGAAGCGCAACTTCCCTGCAGCGTATCCACGATTAACGACGTCGATCATTTGGGGTGAGGGTAGCGCCTTCTCTACCTGGTTCAGCCCTGCGTTTGCCCACATCTTGGGTATCCAAGGGCTACCGTCTAATCCGCTGATTATGCACGTCGGGCTTTACGCAGATTATCTGGATGACTACGTGGCTTTAGGTCTAGAGGAATCATCGAATCGCAAGCCGTCTGGGTTGCCAGCCGGTCAGTGGACTGACCTCTGGTGGAACCTCTGGGCGATGACCGATGCTGACGCGGCGATTGCGGATTACGAGGCGACGACCAGCTACGAGCCAGAGTACGGTGAAGCACCAGCGCACACCTATCATTGGATATACACCATGAAGGCGCTGGGAGAACTACAAACCGGTACCGGTGAGCTGACAGCAAACTACCCGGCGTCAATGGCGTTTAAAACAGGTAGCACGACTAATTACGTTGTCTACAACTACGGTGATAACGCGCGAACGGTTACCTTCAGTGACGGCACGGTTGTTACGGCCGCGGCTAACGCCTTTACGATCGAGCAAAAGTAA
- a CDS encoding phytoene dehydrogenase-like oxidoreductase (PFAM: FAD dependent oxidoreductase; overlaps another CDS with the same product name), which translates to MNKYDAIVIGAGHNGLTNAAYLAKAGLKVAVLERNPHIGGATVSRELYEGWYYSNCSYVSSLLRPEITRDLELPRHGLQVVPFGGGATFMQNGDHFGNYSDYARKYREISRHSRRDANAYERYKADTSRQTRLIRPFLLKTPPDPTSLKLRDLKDLVDFAKPFINMGEEGLLDTIKFWTTSVGDYLNEYFESDVIKAQHAGSGIIGTALGVYSPGTAYVLLHHYMGDVDGNVGAWGFARGGMGAIANALSKSLQSFGGEIICDANVDRIIVKGGRAKGVALKNGDEYHADIVVSNLDPKRTLLDITDAGDLPEDVVQKAKNFKIRGSSGKLNIALDGLPVFNGLDPKNPLMAGDLHFSDSLERMERAYDDWKAGTWSKDPYLDMMIPSLTDPTMAPPGKHMMSVFVQYAPPKVEGREWTDEDKDGFEKSVIDQISKYSPNFRDLILHCETRTPREIEAEVGLTEGNIFQGELTFDQLLFNRPFPGYAQYRMPIKGMYMCSSGTHPGGGVMAAPGANAAREILYDLKRPNTVPGSYADD; encoded by the coding sequence GTGAATAAATACGACGCCATCGTTATCGGGGCGGGTCACAACGGATTGACCAATGCGGCCTATCTCGCTAAGGCGGGGCTCAAAGTCGCCGTGCTGGAGCGCAACCCCCACATTGGCGGCGCGACCGTCAGCCGTGAGCTCTACGAGGGTTGGTATTACTCCAACTGCTCCTACGTTTCGAGCCTGCTGCGCCCGGAGATTACTCGGGATCTTGAATTGCCTCGTCACGGCCTACAGGTGGTGCCCTTTGGGGGTGGCGCGACGTTTATGCAAAACGGCGATCACTTCGGTAACTACAGCGACTATGCACGCAAGTACCGAGAGATTTCGCGGCATTCGCGGCGCGACGCTAATGCTTACGAGCGCTACAAGGCCGATACCAGTCGCCAGACACGTCTTATTCGGCCGTTCTTATTGAAGACGCCACCAGACCCTACCTCGCTCAAGCTTCGAGACCTCAAGGACCTCGTGGACTTTGCGAAGCCCTTTATCAACATGGGTGAGGAGGGGCTGCTCGATACGATCAAGTTCTGGACGACCTCGGTGGGCGACTATCTCAACGAGTATTTCGAAAGCGATGTTATCAAGGCGCAGCACGCGGGCAGCGGCATCATCGGTACAGCTTTGGGTGTCTACTCACCCGGAACAGCCTACGTTTTGCTGCACCATTACATGGGTGATGTTGACGGCAATGTCGGTGCTTGGGGCTTTGCGCGCGGTGGTATGGGTGCCATCGCCAACGCACTGTCAAAGTCGCTTCAGTCCTTCGGCGGTGAGATTATTTGCGACGCGAACGTCGATCGCATCATCGTAAAAGGGGGCCGCGCAAAAGGCGTAGCCCTCAAAAACGGCGATGAATATCACGCGGACATTGTGGTCTCCAACCTCGACCCTAAGCGGACCTTGCTCGATATCACGGACGCGGGTGATCTACCCGAAGACGTTGTTCAGAAGGCGAAGAACTTTAAAATTCGTGGATCTTCGGGAAAGCTCAATATTGCTCTGGATGGACTGCCAGTTTTCAACGGTTTGGATCCCAAGAATCCCTTGATGGCCGGTGACCTTCACTTCAGTGATTCGCTCGAGCGCATGGAGCGTGCCTACGATGATTGGAAGGCAGGTACGTGGTCGAAAGATCCCTATCTCGACATGATGATCCCGTCGTTGACGGATCCGACCATGGCACCTCCCGGCAAACACATGATGTCAGTCTTTGTTCAGTACGCACCGCCCAAAGTTGAGGGCCGAGAGTGGACCGATGAAGACAAGGACGGATTTGAGAAATCGGTTATCGATCAGATTTCAAAATACAGCCCCAATTTCCGCGATCTGATTCTCCACTGCGAGACGCGCACACCGCGCGAGATCGAAGCGGAGGTAGGCCTGACTGAAGGTAATATTTTCCAGGGCGAACTGACCTTCGATCAGCTCCTGTTTAACCGCCCCTTCCCGGGTTATGCGCAATACCGAATGCCGATTAAGGGCATGTATATGTGTAGCTCAGGTACTCACCCAGGCGGCGGTGTTATGGCGGCCCCCGGTGCAAACGCGGCGCGCGAGATTCTTTACGATCTAAAACGACCCAATACCGTCCCAGGGAGCTACGCCGATGACTAA
- a CDS encoding phytoene dehydrogenase-like oxidoreductase (PFAM: FAD dependent oxidoreductase; overlaps another CDS with the same product name) → MTKYDAIVIGAGHNGLITSNYLAKAGKKVLVVDARHQPGGCASTKDFANGFQLSDCAQWVHQFDEKIIKDLSLEQHGFVLGESKRTVALQAGGDHLTIDGDSLSGAGISASDQKAFKAFSSQMRAFAKLMLKLYRTRAPKMVEANWADRMTLLSLGLGLKMMGRRNMQDMMRLVLINIYDVMNEHFDHDGLKAAIALDAITGTNMGPRSPNTVFTYIHRMVGEALGNRGVSQVMGGMGRLGDALLSSAQAQGVEVRLGETVSRIVKTDDRVTGIELSSGDVLEASAVVSSADPKTTYRDLLGYRHIEAGQARRVEQYRTRSGTGKLHLALSGLPSFSGVSAEDHSQRLIIAPSMDAMETGLNPIKYKELTSQHVFDISIPSIEDPAIAPAGQHMLTALVHYVPYELKTGWDGNDSNGGAESARDQLLESLLQQLETYAPGIRDLIIASEVVVPEDFEVSHGMTGGNWHHGELSIDQALMMRPFPGSTQYTGSVEGLYLCGAGSHPGGSLMGLAGKNAAEEILKQGVLS, encoded by the coding sequence ATGACTAAGTACGATGCCATCGTGATCGGCGCGGGTCACAACGGATTGATCACCTCGAATTACCTCGCCAAAGCGGGCAAAAAAGTCTTGGTAGTCGATGCGCGACACCAGCCTGGTGGCTGCGCAAGCACCAAGGATTTTGCTAACGGTTTTCAACTCTCTGATTGCGCGCAATGGGTGCACCAGTTCGACGAGAAAATCATAAAAGACCTCAGCCTCGAGCAGCACGGTTTTGTTCTGGGGGAGAGCAAGCGGACGGTTGCCCTGCAAGCCGGTGGTGACCACTTAACGATCGATGGCGACAGCCTCAGCGGTGCAGGCATTAGTGCGTCCGATCAGAAGGCCTTCAAGGCGTTCAGCTCACAAATGCGGGCCTTCGCCAAGTTGATGCTCAAGCTCTATCGAACCCGCGCACCGAAAATGGTTGAGGCGAACTGGGCTGATCGCATGACACTCCTGTCTCTAGGCTTGGGCCTTAAGATGATGGGTCGCAGGAACATGCAGGACATGATGCGGCTCGTCTTGATCAATATCTATGACGTGATGAACGAGCACTTCGATCACGACGGACTTAAGGCCGCGATAGCGCTCGATGCCATCACCGGCACCAACATGGGACCGCGCTCACCTAATACTGTTTTCACCTATATCCACCGCATGGTGGGAGAAGCGTTGGGTAATCGAGGCGTCAGTCAGGTGATGGGCGGCATGGGTCGGTTAGGCGATGCACTGCTGAGCTCTGCTCAGGCGCAGGGAGTTGAAGTGCGACTCGGCGAGACCGTCAGTCGCATTGTTAAAACCGATGATCGTGTTACCGGTATCGAATTGAGCTCAGGCGACGTCCTTGAAGCTTCAGCTGTCGTGTCGAGTGCTGACCCCAAGACGACCTACCGTGACTTGTTAGGGTACAGACATATTGAAGCCGGACAGGCGCGCCGCGTAGAGCAATATCGTACGCGCTCGGGTACGGGCAAATTACACCTTGCCTTGTCAGGACTCCCGTCGTTCTCTGGTGTGAGCGCCGAGGATCACAGCCAGCGTCTGATCATTGCACCGTCGATGGATGCGATGGAGACGGGACTGAACCCCATTAAGTACAAAGAGCTGACCTCGCAGCACGTGTTCGATATCAGCATTCCAAGCATCGAAGACCCTGCGATCGCGCCAGCCGGGCAGCACATGCTGACGGCTCTCGTGCACTATGTGCCTTATGAGCTTAAGACGGGCTGGGACGGTAACGATAGCAACGGTGGTGCTGAAAGCGCTCGTGATCAGTTACTCGAGTCACTGCTTCAACAACTTGAGACCTACGCCCCGGGTATTCGCGATCTCATCATTGCGAGCGAAGTTGTGGTGCCCGAGGACTTTGAGGTGTCACACGGCATGACTGGTGGTAATTGGCACCATGGTGAGCTGTCCATTGACCAAGCCTTGATGATGCGCCCTTTCCCGGGATCGACTCAGTACACCGGAAGTGTTGAAGGGCTTTACCTTTGTGGTGCTGGATCGCATCCGGGAGGAAGCCTCATGGGTCTTGCGGGGAAAAACGCCGCTGAAGAAATACTCAAGCAGGGGGTCTTGTCATGA
- a CDS encoding glycine cleavage system T protein (aminomethyltransferase) (PFAM: Glycine cleavage T-protein C-terminal barrel domain; Aminomethyltransferase folate-binding domain), with product MSAAERKTMLLTTPFHSRVEQYCELNDWGAWQGYTTPNSYFDVELEYFAIRSTAGVLDLSPMNKYRISGPDAEAFLNRLVTRDVSKIGVDRVGYTVWCNDAGELMDDGTIFHLAENDYRLCSYMRADEWLEWNALGFDVSITNESDDIAALAVQGPVSCTILTLIGCEGLNELKPFGIARFDFEGVEMMVSRTGFTGDLGYEVWIDPSKAEALWDALFEKGRDYLIKPIGSHALHMARIEAGFLQAKVDFVPAEIAVRPGRTRTPLEMGLDWQVDFNKPLFNGRAALLKQKEEGLRYRFVLLDVEGNKPAEHSFILKNGKQVGIVTSAAWCPTAKSNLAFAQVEMPHGEVGDEFVAEIYYQRELQWTRLMAPCKVIDGPLLNPQRKRQIPAPAH from the coding sequence ATGAGCGCTGCAGAACGCAAGACAATGTTACTGACAACACCGTTTCACTCACGAGTAGAGCAATACTGCGAGCTAAACGATTGGGGTGCTTGGCAGGGCTACACCACGCCGAACTCCTACTTCGATGTGGAGCTCGAGTACTTCGCGATTCGCAGCACAGCCGGCGTACTCGACCTCTCCCCCATGAATAAGTACCGCATCTCGGGGCCTGATGCCGAAGCCTTCCTTAACCGATTGGTCACGCGTGATGTCAGCAAGATTGGTGTTGATCGAGTTGGATACACCGTCTGGTGTAATGATGCGGGCGAGCTAATGGACGATGGAACCATTTTCCACCTCGCTGAGAACGATTACCGGCTCTGTTCCTACATGAGGGCAGACGAATGGCTTGAGTGGAATGCGCTCGGTTTCGACGTCAGCATCACTAACGAGTCTGATGACATCGCTGCTCTTGCTGTTCAAGGCCCTGTGTCGTGCACGATCTTGACCTTGATTGGCTGCGAGGGCTTGAACGAGCTCAAGCCGTTTGGCATCGCGCGGTTTGATTTCGAAGGCGTCGAGATGATGGTAAGCCGTACCGGCTTTACCGGTGATTTGGGTTACGAAGTTTGGATTGATCCGAGCAAAGCCGAAGCACTCTGGGATGCGCTCTTTGAGAAAGGCCGAGACTACTTAATTAAACCGATCGGCTCGCACGCGCTCCACATGGCGAGGATCGAGGCGGGCTTCTTGCAGGCCAAGGTTGACTTTGTACCGGCCGAAATTGCCGTCCGTCCGGGACGCACGCGAACACCGCTCGAGATGGGCTTGGACTGGCAGGTCGATTTTAATAAGCCGCTGTTCAACGGGCGCGCCGCGCTGCTCAAGCAAAAAGAAGAAGGACTGCGATATCGGTTTGTGTTGCTCGATGTTGAAGGTAATAAGCCCGCGGAGCATTCGTTCATTCTGAAGAACGGTAAGCAGGTGGGTATTGTGACCTCGGCCGCGTGGTGTCCGACCGCGAAGTCGAACCTGGCCTTTGCGCAGGTGGAGATGCCGCACGGTGAGGTGGGTGATGAGTTTGTTGCTGAGATCTATTATCAGCGCGAGCTGCAGTGGACACGACTTATGGCGCCCTGCAAGGTAATTGACGGTCCGCTGTTAAACCCACAACGTAAACGCCAAATACCGGCACCTGCGCACTAG
- a CDS encoding ring-hydroxylating dioxygenase, large terminal subunit (PFAM: Ring hydroxylating alpha subunit (catalytic domain); Rieske [2Fe-2S] domain) has product MHLIATQVDDSLERMREKLAAERERPQHAMDAYFYRSHLVYERELDHLVFKSWLYALHSSEIPAKGDYQLVEIGEDSIIVVRGDDGEIRAMHNICRHRGAQVCEAAAGNKRTFVCPYHGWVYNLDGSLKAARETHVISDFDTAAHGLKPVRCVEYMGLVFINCDPNAADFLGPLENIREPLGAYDLANAKVAHRQTYKIDANWKLVLENYLECYHCATSHRAYAKLHTFKDLHEKVAPIVEALLERSDAVTGVPGMSKQYTKIYQEAEGFGACVHTMRYGLFEGNVTGSKDGQPVAPLMGNIKDYDGGAGDYQMGPLTFMLNYPDHCVLYRFLPRSLTETDVELVWFVRGDAEEGKDYEREDVVWLWDHTTQEDEYIILRNNAGVNSRFFEPGPYHPEFEATLQKFVGWYLNNLEKVSHA; this is encoded by the coding sequence ATGCATCTCATTGCGACACAAGTTGATGACTCTCTCGAGCGAATGCGCGAGAAGCTCGCGGCCGAGCGCGAGCGTCCTCAACACGCCATGGATGCTTATTTTTATCGCTCGCACTTGGTCTACGAGCGAGAGCTCGACCATCTTGTGTTTAAAAGTTGGTTGTATGCGCTGCACAGCAGTGAAATCCCGGCAAAGGGCGATTATCAGCTGGTAGAGATTGGTGAAGACTCGATCATTGTCGTCCGCGGTGATGACGGCGAGATTCGGGCGATGCACAACATTTGCCGTCACCGCGGCGCGCAGGTCTGCGAAGCTGCAGCAGGGAACAAGCGCACCTTTGTCTGCCCTTATCACGGTTGGGTTTACAACCTCGACGGCAGTCTTAAAGCGGCGCGTGAAACCCACGTCATTTCAGACTTCGATACGGCTGCACACGGGCTAAAACCTGTCCGCTGTGTCGAGTACATGGGCCTCGTGTTTATCAATTGCGATCCTAATGCCGCTGACTTCCTTGGCCCGCTTGAAAATATCCGTGAGCCCTTGGGCGCTTACGATTTGGCTAACGCCAAGGTCGCCCATCGTCAGACGTATAAGATCGATGCGAATTGGAAGCTCGTACTTGAGAACTATCTGGAGTGCTATCACTGCGCCACCTCGCATCGCGCTTACGCCAAGCTACATACCTTTAAAGATCTACACGAAAAAGTAGCGCCAATTGTCGAGGCCTTGCTTGAGCGTTCCGACGCGGTGACGGGTGTGCCCGGCATGTCCAAGCAATACACCAAGATCTATCAGGAAGCTGAGGGGTTTGGTGCCTGCGTCCACACGATGCGTTACGGTCTCTTTGAGGGTAATGTCACCGGGAGCAAAGACGGCCAACCCGTGGCGCCGCTCATGGGTAACATCAAAGATTATGACGGTGGCGCCGGTGACTATCAGATGGGTCCGCTGACGTTCATGCTGAACTACCCGGATCACTGTGTTCTGTATCGATTCCTGCCACGATCACTCACCGAGACGGATGTTGAACTTGTCTGGTTCGTCCGTGGCGATGCGGAAGAGGGCAAAGACTACGAACGCGAAGATGTGGTCTGGCTCTGGGATCACACCACGCAGGAGGACGAGTACATCATCCTTCGCAATAACGCGGGTGTTAACTCACGATTCTTTGAGCCCGGTCCCTACCACCCAGAATTCGAAGCGACGCTTCAGAAGTTTGTTGGCTGGTATCTAAACAACCTCGAGAAGGTCAGTCACGCCTGA